gttttatttttaatttactgcAGATTTTGTGATTTGTCAGAGCAAAAACAGAATAGAATGAATAAAGGCTAAGTGTCAAAGAAAATTTTGAAAATATAGACGTAACCACCTCGTCTACAGTAGGACAGCAACAAGGAGCACGTGCCGTCGTGGGCGGAGACTCAAAGCGGTGCTTTCCTCCTATTGGACAGTACGACTGCCTCGCAATTTGTACTTCCGGTGCTTAATGTTTCGCAACAAGGCTACAGGAATCGAGTACACCCAGGCATCACGTTTACATAAAAGCAGTAAGTTTCCGAATCAGTCCGCGTGTTTTGTATTTATACGCAGAGCTGGTATTTATGGCAAAGAGACGCGCTGATGAAACCGCGCTCCACGACTCTCCCTCCAAAAAATGCTACCGATCACTTCACAGTGTTGacgtgcagctgcagcgcaggCTGCCGCCCCGGGGCGAGAGCCTGGCTCCGCCGCCTTTGCTGGCTTTGTTGGGCCGCCGCTGCGGAAAGAGGCCGCGTTGCTTCGAAGACACAGCCAAAGATGAAACagaggcagaagcagcagctcatggcGAAGTCGCTCACCGCGACGCTAGGGAACATGTGGCAGATGTTTCAACCGTGCAAACTTCTGGAAGTTTCGAGGAGACATCCAGGACATTCACAAGTCACAAGAAACGACACCGAGAGGACGCCGTGTGTCCAAACACCGTGTTTACAAAAGCTAAAGACGAAGTAAGTGTGAGTAAATAGCCAATAATGATTGCACACTCAAGTAAACGTGAAAAGTGTAACTCCTCTAAGTGTCCGCTAGGTGTCAGTGTTGGCTCGTTTATTACCTGACAAATCTCAGTTAAAACATCTCTAGGTTAAACACGACTGTTTGCCCAGATTTGGTTGAACTCACCTGGGACAGTGTGTCTAAAAATGATACTGTCACAGGCATTTCCCCTAAACTCAGCCCTTCTTTCTCTTGTCTTTCAGTCCgatgcagacacaaacactgaagacTGCACGTTTAACTCCTTCCAATACTGGAGGGCCCCCCTGCCTGAACTCGACCTGTCGCTCCTCCAAGATGCCTCCAGCCATTCACAAGCAAACGACAAGGACGTCTCCTCTGAAGCCATGGAGACCTGACGTTAACCATCTGATTGTCGCACATGACTCGTCAGCAGCATGTTGAGGTTGCTGGAAGTCCATCCAGATAAGATGCAAAACTGTCAAGGTGGCGGTGGGAGACTGGCTCAGGTTGTAGTAAGGAAGTGAGCTGCACGCTGGTGCAAGTGAGATGACTAATGCAGCACCAATGTGAGGAATCTGTTCTACTACGGGGCAGTAGCATGGTTTCATTGTGTCCATGTCCATGATTGATGTACAAATTATGTTCTAAGTGGAGTTCATGTAAATGGGGTAATAAAACTCCATTCCTATTGTTGTAATTGTATAATATTGTCGAGAAGTATGGGAAGAGACCATTtcaatgtttttgtatttacagtGATGTCCTTTGTAGTAttagttgtgttttttatgGTTTTTATGCTGCACCCTGAGTGAGAAGGGTGCAGCGATGCGTTCAGGGTTTAAAAAACACGTTATGGAAGGTTCTCCTTTATTGTAAGTCTCATTACTGGGATCTTGTCTGCAACGATGGTGAAATAACGTATTcctattttttaaatttgctgTGAATTAGACATGTATATAATTTAGGGGCTGCCGTGCCATCAGTTCATATGTTGTGTGTTAAGACCATGTTGTGAATAAACCCGTACGTTTTGAcacctgtgtttttctttgctcCGGCCTTTGACTGGCTTGTGCAGATGCTCCGCTGCGTGTTGTAGTGCGGTCACAGGACGGTCGGGGACGGGGAACGGCTCTGGCCGCCCTTTGGACCAGGCGCCGGCTGAAGGGCAACGGGTTGGGTCCGGGCCGCAGTGATGAGTCGGATCTGAGATGTGGTCAGGATTTTAATCCGCCCGCGCGACCATGGTGAGTTAAACTCTACGCGTTAACCTGATCAGGTGCAGACGTCAGCGCGTTTCCAGCTAATGAGCGCAAATAACGTGCGCGCACGCGGGCTATTTATGAGCCTACAGACTTGACGCATACGTGTTTAAGTTACTTATTAGCTCTCGTTAGcagaaaaagctaaatattagCAGAGTTTAGCTGCTCTTTACATGTTAACGttagcaaaacaataaaaaaccaCCTGTTGGTAGTTAACCTAGTTTAGCTACGTGCCACGCAGCGGTTTGGCTATTTAGCGCAGTAAGACCGCTTTAAATATCAAGCTAATCACTtaatatgcatttaaaaaagTATAGAGTTTATACAGTCATATAGTGTAACCTGGGCTTTACCTGTTGGAGtttgttacatttttattacatttttttgttgttgactTTACTTAGTCCACACGTTTGGTGCAGATTACAGATGAGGGCATAATTTGGCATTTTATTGAATGGTTTGTCGGACTCcatgtgaatttttttttagtttcaattgtttatttttttatttttttatatattttattttttatccttGTATTTCTGCTTGTTTCATGTGTAAAGAATTTTGTGCGAGTGTTTGATAAGTGctctataaataaagtttttttattattattattatttttatgttgaaTGGAACCCTTAGAGCGACCGCCTCTAAGACACTGGACTGATTTTCGTTTCATAGCCATGTGACAACTTCTCCACATCTGGTGAACTTTACGACCTGTCTGCTCATTTGTTGTTAAAACACTCCAAATATACATACCACCAGCCGCACAAGACCCTGTTTAGTGTTTACACAGTGGGTCCAGGGAGGGAGCGCACCAGCCGCCACCTCAGGAAGGGGATGTGTGCATGTTTCCCATCAACAGTGCTCGACTCAGGCAGTCCATTGTTACGTGTGGCTGGGAAAGCGAGCACAGGAGCAGGACGGACCTTGAAAACGAAACGGGGCTGCAGGGAAGTCGAGCAGGAGGCAGGGATTGATACCACATCCCTCTGGTGTTGTTAAGAGGGGTCGGTTAAGCATTGAGGGGCAGGGAGGGCTCCACAGTTCGCAGGCACAGGGATGGTCTTCACGAAGGTCAGAGGGTTTCTCAAAGGAGGAGTGTGCGTTTcttgctgcaggaggagcctgCCTGCTGTTACTAAACATGCTTCTCATTCCAGTCACGGAGGTCGTGGATTGAGGAAACCTTCTTTAAGAGGGAGTGTGTGAAGTTCATCCCCTCCTCCCGGGACCTACACAGGTAGCGCTGCGTCTGACTGCTCTGATGAGTGTTTAAAGTACAGATTTTTATGATTCTTCGATGAAATACGAGGCAGCTTGTTTGGGGCATGGTATATTATTaacagcagtgagcagcagctgagtaGTATATTTTTTTCAAAGTTCAGGACTATTTGGCATTCAGCCCTCTCTTCCAGGAATAGGGACGCGCAGATTCTTTTATAATGTGTTATTTCCTGTCTTTCACAGATGTACTCCACTATGTCAAGTATGCCAAAATTTGATCAGGTATAATTTATCTCTTATCTGTCGTACACTTTATGTGTGTCTTAAGCCCATCTTTAAACTCTGAgttgcaacatactgtactgtgacaCACCCCTATCATAAAGGATGTCTGATTGTGTGGATTTCTTTCTCACTTCTCTcacactcattgttttaacatttcctattttggcttcttttgtttctctctaGCATTTTTGGGAATGAGCAACACATTTGGCATGAAAGCGCACATAGCAAGGCGCTGTTTCTGTCTGGAAAATATCCATAGTATGTGGTCATATTAAGAAGGGTACTAGCATCCGCAGTGTATGATAGTAACATGAATTTAAAGTTGATTTACACAGTTAGAGCATAATGATGAAAAAGACAGGGAAACAGGAGCACCGCAGTAAATAGCCCACACGGAGGCCCGTGTTGTAAATATGAGTAAGTGATCCCACCTTTGTTTTGGTGGCTGCTTTTCTGACATTTACCCTGTTTCTTTTAGCTCAAGGAGTTAGAGGTTTTAGCAGCATGAATGAAAAGTCTAAATATCAGtcatattaaataaaacatagcATTATATGTTTTAAACTTATTCCAATGAGCTTCCTCAAGTGAAGATGCTCAGTAGAATCAAATGAAATACATTATAGTTAGATTTATGGCCATGTTACAAACTGTTACTGTTACAAACTTTCAATATTTCTATTGTAATAGAAATACAGTACTGAAGCCCATTAAATAACACCAGTTAAATAAACCCATGAATTCTTAAATGTGGGGAATGTTTCTGATATTGTACTAGTCACGCAACATTTCTGTCACTTGTTGTTTTCCGTTCTTTTATCTTGTTGTTGGCCAGGTGTTGTTGTGGACGTCTAATTGGGGAACATTCTTGGCAAGAGTCCCTTCCTCCCATGTCTTTCAATCCTGGTCCTGGACAGGATGTGGATGAGGACTGGTCAATACAGTGCCACACGAAAACCAGTCCTACTAATGCTTATGGGATCGTAGACTTTCAGGACACTGCCACACGAGTCTGCCGGGCCAAGGTCTGTGAACTGACTGAGTGTCTGTGTTTAGAAGTCACAttggtacagtacatgcatgtcCCAACCCTTGTGTTTCCCTGATTCAGTATGTCCGTGTGGCCGTGGACTCAAAACCCGAGTTGCTCTTCCAACTGATGGTGAGAGAGTGGCAGATGGAGAGACCCAAGCTGCTACTGATTGTCCAGGGAGGCACAGAAAACTTTAGCCTGCCCCCTAAAGTCAGGCAGGCCTTTAGCAATGGGCTGATGACTGCTGCCCTCAGCACAGGGGCATGGATACTCACTGATGGCATCAATACAGGTTGGTGCCAGGCGTGAGTAGAAAGGCTATTTTGTTCTGTTCTACATTGTTGTGCCTTAGTTTCTTTCAtcgcttgtgtttgtttttactggTGAATCAGCTGCTCTATGCATACTCTCTAGGCGTGTCTAAGTACGTAGGGGATGCCatgaaaacatttggaggcCATGACctgaggaaaagaaacacagtTGGCGTCACACCCTGGGGGCTAATCGACAACCACATGGACCTCATAGGCAAAGATGTAAATACAGAATTCACTTTTCTGTATCAAATGATGGCTCGGATGGTGTTGGCTCTTTATGTGACCTCCTATCATCATGGCTCAGGTGTTCAGGCCCTACCAACCACTGGGGAACCCCTTCAGCAAGAGACCCTGTCTCAATGGTTTCCACTCCCACTTTCTACTGGTGGATGATGGAACGCTGGGGAAACATGGCTGCCAGCAAGACctcaggaggaagctggagaagcacATCCATCTACAGAGGATACACCCTCGTGAGTCGCATTCGCGTGTGTACCTCTGCGCTTGGGGGTTTGACGTGTCTCACGTTGTGCCGCCCACTGCACAGGACTAAACCAAGGAGtgcctgtggtgtgtgtggtgctggagGGAGGTCCCGCCATCGTGTCCACGGTGTGGGACTACGTCAGCCGCGCGCCCCCGGTGCCGGTGTTCGTGTTCGAGGGCTCGGGCGGCGCTGCCGACCTGCTGGCCTTCGCACACAAGCAGACGGTCGCTGACAGGTATGCTCAACTCTGTGGATCTGCATCATTAGGTCCAATGGCTTCACCATTCAGTCACAAATGTTTGCACATTTCAGAATCTAAAGTTCTGTTTTTGGTGTTTTGTCCTCCGTTTGATGAAAAccactgtgtttgctttgttttctgtgtgaaatTTCTATTATCTGATTTGTGTTTCATGCATGTTTTTATGATTTCTTTTCCTTCATTTGCTTAATTTTAAATGCCTTATGTGTGGGATGTCATAATGTTCCCGGCATCTTTCAGGCAGCTGGATGCTGACATTAAAGAGGACTTCCTTGTCAGGATTGGAAATGTGTTTGTGGTAGATAGAGAAGAAGCCTCGCAGCTTTACAGTCTCCTCTTACAATGTATGGATTACAGAGATTCTGTGAGTAAAGCAGCATTAGTGAATGCGTGCCTCGTGATTTAACACACAGGAATCTCACATTACATCAATTTGTCCTTGCGCAACAGATAACCATCTTTGACTCAGAATCAGACGACCAGATGACACCGGATACAGCCATTTTGTCCGCTACACTGAAGGGTGCTCGTTTCTTTCCTTATAATTGTGATTAGTGACATTTTGACATGCGATAACCACACGTATTATTAGTAATGCGATCGTCCtgttaattgtgtttttgctgtctGTTTAACAGGCACCAAGGCCAGTCCTGCTGAACAGCTGAGCATGGCTCTGGCCTGGGATAGAGCAGATATTGCACAGAAAGACGTCCTGGTGTGTGGACAGCACTGGAAGGTGAGACTAACCAATGTCAAGCCTGGTTTAACAGgcagttacagtacattcaaAGTACTGTAGAGCTGTTTTGAAATTCCGCTTTGTGCTGCTTCTAGGTTGGTTCTTTAGAACAAGCCATGCTGGACGCTCTGGTAATGGACCGCGTCAGCTTCGTCAAACTGCTGATTGATAATGGCATGACAATGAGCCGCTTCCTCACCGTGGATCGACTCGAGGAGCTCTACAACACGGTTAAGATGTTTAACTATTACATTCTTTTGTGACTTTTTCCTTTGCAGATCAACTCTTCCCACACTGTTATTTCCATTCTCCCTTTTTCCTCGGCACTGACTTTGCTGTCTAACAGAAACCAACTTCCTTCTTTTTTGTTGCTCTTGATGCAGAAATCCCCAAACTGTGGCTTtgattataataaaaaataatgcatCCTAAGTGCTTTGCACCAAAATTATGTGGTCAACAGCATCCAGGGTATTttccctgttgttgttttagaaTGCTTCTAAGATCATAGAGCCGTTTGTCATCAGTGGCTTTCTCCACTCTGTGCTTTTATCTTTTGTGGattaaaagcatttttactTATTCATAACTCTGGGACGATGAGCGCCCCTAATAAACAAGGACAAGGAGGATCCCAGCACTGCTACTGTATCTGCATTGTGCACATCTGTTTAAAAAAGTAACCGGCGCGTTTCTTTGCTCTGATTTGTCATAGTTTGTAGTTTCTTTCTGagtattcatttaaaatgtctCGTCACAGCCACATGGTCAAACGCGACTCTTCTTGCACCACCTCGTTGAAGATGCAAAGCAGGTGACCAGCGCAGACGAACACACCTATGAACTCACGTACACAGACATTATTGGCTTCTGTTTGCTGAGATGCATTCatgttgttgtgtctttgtgtctgagtAGGCGTCTCTCACCATAGGCTACCGTCTGTCCCTCATCGACATGGGCCTGGTGATAGAGTACCTGATAGGAGGGGGGTACCGCAGCACCTACACGAGGAAAAACTTCAGAGCTGCCTACAGGACAAAGGGCAAAGTAAGCAGCGGATAGTGCCGGATAAAACGCGTGAcattgttctgttgtgtcttgTTTATTACACATACAATAAGCTTGACCTTTCTCTCTCTATTCATCTAATGCACGttccttgttgttgtttacaggaGGGTGCACAGGACAGTTGCAGCCCTTTGTCTAAACAGAAAGAAGGATCAGCATCTACCCCTGGGCGGAGGCATTTCATTAGAACGGCCCAACCATACAAACGCAAGGTGGATGAGTGGACCAGACGGGTCCCTTTCCTCCTGTAACCTGTTCCCATAGTTCTAacctttctctcttctctgtaGGCGCAAGACACGCCACACAGCAGCGGCAAGGAGAAATCGCTGACCCCCGGCCTCGGTGCCGCTCCTCTGCTGGTGCCCCTTAACTTCAACGACCTGTTTGTGTGGGccgtgctgcagcagcggcagccgaTGGCCCTGTTCCTGTGGCAGCacggggaggaggcgctggcGCGTGCCACCGTGGCGTGTAAGCTTTATCGCTCCATGGCGTTTGAGGCGCGACAGAGCAGCATGGCCGACGACATTGCAGAACAGTTAAAGACTTATTCACTGTGAGTGTCTATTGGGCGGGTTTGAATATGAGAGATAAGATTTTGCTGTTTGAAGTCTTTATTTTATAATTGGTCTTGTTTGTTCCCATACCTTTCCTGCCTGTGCCTTAGTGAGTTCGGTCAGCTGGCGGTGGATGTGTTGGACTGTGCCTTCCGTCAGAACGAGCAGATGGCCATGAAGCTGTTGACTTCGGAGATGGAGGCGTGGAGTAAGTTCACCTGTCTGCAGATGGCCGTGTCCTCATGTCATAGGCCATTCGTCTCCCATTCCTGCACTCAGACCCTCCTCACAGATATCTGGACTGGCCCACTGAACATGAGGAAAAACTCTTTCCTTAAGGTAAAAGTTCTGACACACAAATGTACAGACTCAGGCCCTAAACGACTAAACAATCATACATTGTCTGTTTCTTTCAGATAACTTTGAGTCTTCTTTTACCACCTGCTATCTTTCTGCTGGagtttaaaagcaaagctgAAATGTGTCATTTGCCACAATCGCATGAGGCGATGCTGTTTGGACGCGACTCCACAAACTCAGGAACAGCCCATGAGAAAAGTGATTACATGGTAAAGTCACTGGACCTGGAGCCTTCATGAAAGTAATATGTGTAAGTTTCTCATGTCTTCTCCGTCTGCTCTCCGTGTTTCTGTCTCAGGGCAGTCTGGATGCAGAGCAAGGCCTGCCCGTCCACGAAGGTTCTGTCTCTGAGACGGTGTCCTCTGTGACCATGCGGTGTCTGTCCTGGATCACGACATGCAATGAATTTTATGGAACTCCTGTTGTTAAGTTTTGGTTTCACACTGTAGGTGGTggttttatgtgtgtttttgattATCCATACATTGGAAGTACTTCCTCAGCCAGTCTGAAACTACCATATACTCTGatgcagtatacagtatgtttttgtctctgttttccACTGTAGATGTCATACTTGGCCTTTCTGATGCTGTTCTCCTACGTTGTCCTGGTGAAGATGGAGGATGAGCCCAGTGTTCAGGAGTGTCTCGTCATCATGTACATTTTGTCCACTGCAGTGGAGAAAACCAGAGAGGTGAGACAATCAGTGGTGGAAATAATACATACAAGAAAAATACCAAAATGGTCGTCTCCTAATTAGGTCCTGATGTCTGAGCCAAGCAACCTGAGCCAGAAGCTCAAGGTTTGGTTCTCAGAGTACTGGAACGCTTCCGATTGCATTGCCACCCTCCTCTTCATGGCCGCACTAGCGCTGCGTTGGAATGCTGACCCTTACCGGACGGCAGGACGCGTTATCTACTGTCTGGACATCATCTTCTGGTTCGTCAGGGTGATGGATCTCCTGGCTGTCAATAAGCACGCCGGTCCTTATCTCACCATGATCACTAAGATGGTGCGTAGAGAGGAAAAGTCAGAAACCAGAAGCAAGTTACCTTTTTTATTAGCATATTAGAGTCTTTTTTGTCCGTCCAGACCAGAAACATGTTCTTCATTGTGGTGATGATGGCCATAGTGCTGCTGAGCTTCGGGGTGTCCAGGAAGGCCATTCTCTCCCCATCTGAGGAGCCATCGTGGCGTCTAGCTCGAGACGTAGTCTTCCAGCCCTACTGGATGATCTTTGGGGAGGTTTATGCAGACAAGATAGACGGTTAGTGGCTTTGTCGACGTTGCCCTGAGCTTTTTAGTCTGGAAGTGCTTGAGGCAAAGTTTACTTTCACCTGTATAAGAccagagaaaaaaacatttgttactTTGACATAATGTTGAActtattcagttttatttgatttttttaaatttgtaattTAATTGTCAATCCTCACTGTAGGTATTAATTGTTTCTTGGGCTTTTTCTGTGTTAACAGCATGTGCCAATGATGAACCAtgtcctcctgcttccttccttaCAATATTCCTCCAGGCCGTCTATATGTTCTTCCAGTATATCATCATGGTGAACGTCCTTATAGCATTTTTTAAGTAAGCAACTTTATAAAACAAATTGAATTTAATATTATACTATTACTGTTTATTAATACTGTACTTGGAGACAATCAGTAGGTGTAATTTTGTAaaagtgtgcttttatttcagtaAGTGTTGTCTCTCAATAACAGCAACATCTACTTAAACATGGCATCAACATCCAATAAACTGTGGAAGTACAACCGCTATCGCTACATCATGACGTACCAAGAAAAGCCGTGGCTGCCTCCGCCCTTCATTCTCCTCAGTCACATTACACTGGGTCTGAGAGCCATTGTCAGGAGGTGTACTGGAGACGCTGAGCGGGAAGAGAGACGCTCTGGACTCAGTGAGTagtgcagtgtgtttgtgtgttatatCTAGTGAGCATCCCATAGGCCGGTTCAAAGCATGGGTCTAATGATGAAATCCACCATCTTTACCAGAGCTCTACCTGGACCGTGAGGATCATAAGAAGCTCCATGAGTTTGAGGAGACATGTGTGCAAGCCTACTTCCACAAGAAGAGCGAAGATCTTCACAGCAGTCAAGTTACCAGGATCAGAGAAAC
Above is a window of Betta splendens chromosome 9, fBetSpl5.4, whole genome shotgun sequence DNA encoding:
- the trpm6 gene encoding transient receptor potential cation channel subfamily M member 6 isoform X3, which translates into the protein MSRRSWIEETFFKRECVKFIPSSRDLHRCTPLCQVCQNLIRCCCGRLIGEHSWQESLPPMSFNPGPGQDVDEDWSIQCHTKTSPTNAYGIVDFQDTATRVCRAKYVRVAVDSKPELLFQLMVREWQMERPKLLLIVQGGTENFSLPPKVRQAFSNGLMTAALSTGAWILTDGINTGVSKYVGDAMKTFGGHDLRKRNTVGVTPWGLIDNHMDLIGKDVFRPYQPLGNPFSKRPCLNGFHSHFLLVDDGTLGKHGCQQDLRRKLEKHIHLQRIHPRLNQGVPVVCVVLEGGPAIVSTVWDYVSRAPPVPVFVFEGSGGAADLLAFAHKQTVADRQLDADIKEDFLVRIGNVFVVDREEASQLYSLLLQCMDYRDSITIFDSESDDQMTPDTAILSATLKGTKASPAEQLSMALAWDRADIAQKDVLVCGQHWKVGSLEQAMLDALVMDRVSFVKLLIDNGMTMSRFLTVDRLEELYNTPHGQTRLFLHHLVEDAKQASLTIGYRLSLIDMGLVIEYLIGGGYRSTYTRKNFRAAYRTKGKEGAQDSCSPLSKQKEGSASTPGRRHFIRTAQPYKRKAQDTPHSSGKEKSLTPGLGAAPLLVPLNFNDLFVWAVLQQRQPMALFLWQHGEEALARATVACKLYRSMAFEARQSSMADDIAEQLKTYSLEFGQLAVDVLDCAFRQNEQMAMKLLTSEMEAWSKFTCLQMAVSSCHRPFVSHSCTQTLLTDIWTGPLNMRKNSFLKITLSLLLPPAIFLLEFKSKAEMCHLPQSHEAMLFGRDSTNSGTAHEKSDYMGSLDAEQGLPVHEGSVSETVSSVTMRCLSWITTCNEFYGTPVVKFWFHTMSYLAFLMLFSYVVLVKMEDEPSVQECLVIMYILSTAVEKTREVLMSEPSNLSQKLKVWFSEYWNASDCIATLLFMAALALRWNADPYRTAGRVIYCLDIIFWFVRVMDLLAVNKHAGPYLTMITKMTRNMFFIVVMMAIVLLSFGVSRKAILSPSEEPSWRLARDVVFQPYWMIFGEVYADKIDACANDEPCPPASFLTIFLQAVYMFFQYIIMVNVLIAFFNNIYLNMASTSNKLWKYNRYRYIMTYQEKPWLPPPFILLSHITLGLRAIVRRCTGDAEREERRSGLKLYLDREDHKKLHEFEETCVQAYFHKKSEDLHSSQVTRIRETQERAEEICTMMGEVSERVSFIQNSLSDLDGQLGQLQDLSVLAVDTLTLLSASDSLHQEEARLASCRPSTASRRVLPHSWTLLHRSGPDCDVVNIRRLLAKSCKSTPPSLLKGHTLVTSRWTSQECHVGGRGSRGGRQGPEEEGSKEDSHSATLDYTNDNLMGLPRPASHASFSHSYGVHLGIRDHTPSESCVTSRCASPLSPRGLDSPYHKLWTWDPCLYPSQEETSMEEEDEGEQEHDENKDDEQEQVEEKTHSPLPDTELSRSSSCAVLLPKCQDVSEGLINPAFSQDDNSTLSQSKPCTHRERSMKSLRLKCLYRDRPYGYCRSLSSSMENMTFGGAPISPTRGSFPFLHEQLNKETLKEERRFRDDSSLQYSRSKEWSKSSDFTNALDNTGQSYNRKTVKIREDSPDTSHLSDACWRRRRRLRGESACWSASTSLNQLNLEPMDLFQKHMFSYQDVWSPTHSAWNSWARPMSRRSSLQSGLGAEARTPLFQSTENLYPHYSAMERNNLMRLAHTIPFTPVSIMGGEEVSIYCLEDVPSDADPECTAGSSWSSKGLSAMLQPLSSEEGSLDGGLRLGCRVLCTWAEQDVLRPGLVYVVKAFRPEVVRAWQRYFPGSTALQLCLREIQQQRAAQKMMQVFNQVKPEDIHHSPKFLDVSLVLWHSNGQWLTIERNMSGDFSKYNNNTGEEIAPCCSLEEMLLSFSHWTYEYSGRELLVLDIQGVGEQLTDPSVIMADDQSGTKGEVLFGPDNLGDAAITSFLQKHCCTVYCQRLGLKDLRKCPDICESTREGKPISREEEHESMV
- the trpm6 gene encoding transient receptor potential cation channel subfamily M member 6 isoform X2 produces the protein MVFTKSRRSWIEETFFKRECVKFIPSSRDLHRCTPLCQVCQNLIRCCCGRLIGEHSWQESLPPMSFNPGPGQDVDEDWSIQCHTKTSPTNAYGIVDFQDTATRVCRAKYVRVAVDSKPELLFQLMVREWQMERPKLLLIVQGGTENFSLPPKVRQAFSNGLMTAALSTGAWILTDGINTGVSKYVGDAMKTFGGHDLRKRNTVGVTPWGLIDNHMDLIGKDVFRPYQPLGNPFSKRPCLNGFHSHFLLVDDGTLGKHGCQQDLRRKLEKHIHLQRIHPRLNQGVPVVCVVLEGGPAIVSTVWDYVSRAPPVPVFVFEGSGGAADLLAFAHKQTVADRQLDADIKEDFLVRIGNVFVVDREEASQLYSLLLQCMDYRDSITIFDSESDDQMTPDTAILSATLKGTKASPAEQLSMALAWDRADIAQKDVLVCGQHWKVGSLEQAMLDALVMDRVSFVKLLIDNGMTMSRFLTVDRLEELYNTPHGQTRLFLHHLVEDAKQASLTIGYRLSLIDMGLVIEYLIGGGYRSTYTRKNFRAAYRTKGKEGAQDSCSPLSKQKEGSASTPGRRHFIRTAQPYKRKAQDTPHSSGKEKSLTPGLGAAPLLVPLNFNDLFVWAVLQQRQPMALFLWQHGEEALARATVACKLYRSMAFEARQSSMADDIAEQLKTYSLEFGQLAVDVLDCAFRQNEQMAMKLLTSEMEAWSKFTCLQMAVSSCHRPFVSHSCTQTLLTDIWTGPLNMRKNSFLKITLSLLLPPAIFLLEFKSKAEMCHLPQSHEAMLFGRDSTNSGTAHEKSDYMGSLDAEQGLPVHEGSVSETVSSVTMRCLSWITTCNEFYGTPVVKFWFHTMSYLAFLMLFSYVVLVKMEDEPSVQECLVIMYILSTAVEKTREVLMSEPSNLSQKLKVWFSEYWNASDCIATLLFMAALALRWNADPYRTAGRVIYCLDIIFWFVRVMDLLAVNKHAGPYLTMITKMTRNMFFIVVMMAIVLLSFGVSRKAILSPSEEPSWRLARDVVFQPYWMIFGEVYADKIDACANDEPCPPASFLTIFLQAVYMFFQYIIMVNVLIAFFNNIYLNMASTSNKLWKYNRYRYIMTYQEKPWLPPPFILLSHITLGLRAIVRRCTGDAEREERRSGLKLYLDREDHKKLHEFEETCVQAYFHKKSEDLHSSQVTRIRETQERAEEICTMMGEVSERVSFIQNSLSDLDGQLGQLQDLSVLAVDTLTLLSASDSLHQEEARLASCRPSTASRRVLPHSWTLLHRSGPDCDVVNIRRLLAKSCKSTPPSLLKGHTLVTSRWTSQECHVGGRGSRGGRQGPEEEGSKEDSHSATLDYTNDNLMGLPRPASHASFSHSYGVHLGIRDHTPSESCVTSRCASPLSPRGLDSPYHKLWTWDPCLYPSQEETSMEEEDEGEQEHDENKDDEQEQVEEKTHSPLPDTELSRSSSCAVLLPKCQDVSEGLINPAFSQDDNSTLSQSKPCTHRERSMKSLRLKCLYRDRPYGYCRSLSSSMENMTFGGAPISPTRGSFPFLHEQLNKETLKEERRFRDDSSLQYSRSKEWSKSSDFTNALDNTGQSYNRKTVKIREDSPDTSHLSDACWRRRRRLRGESACWSASTSLNQLNLEPMDLFQKHMFSYQDVWSPTHSAWNSWARPMSRRSSLQSGLGAEARTPLFQSTENLYPHYSAMERNNLMRLAHTIPFTPVSIMGGEEVSIYCLEDVPSDADPECTAGSSWSSKGLSAMLQPLSSEEGSLDGGLRLGCRVLCTWAEQDVLRPGLVYVVKAFRPEVVRAWQRYFPGSTALQLCLREIQQQRAAQKMMQVFNQVKPEDIHHSPKFLDVSLVLWHSNGQWLTIERNMSGDFSKYNNNTGEEIAPCCSLEEMLLSFSHWTYEYSGRELLVLDIQGVGEQLTDPSVIMADDQSGTKGEVLFGPDNLGDAAITSFLQKHCCTVYCQRLGLKDFSNKSNQIIHARCADLLPGLSVFSFL